Proteins from a single region of Streptomyces glaucescens:
- the lepB gene encoding signal peptidase I yields MGGESTTRTAPRSAGTGNGPAGGRTGQRLSGLAVALGLVLFLAAFGWGAVVYRPYTVPTTSMAPTIDAGDRVLAQRIDGAQVRRGDVVVFKDASWGDAPLIKRVVAVGGDTVACCRNGRLTVNGKQIEEPYLADGQAGAAGFPTVTVPEGRLFLLGDERHGSLDSTAHLTDAARGTVARDRVSARVDAVVWPMDGMLPRPAGFEALGGPLSEPGPLRTVVALIVGGAVLVLGGAAYGPLAQRAARARARTETPGAR; encoded by the coding sequence ATGGGCGGCGAGAGCACGACACGTACGGCCCCGCGCAGCGCGGGCACAGGCAACGGCCCGGCGGGCGGCCGGACCGGACAGCGACTGTCCGGGCTGGCGGTCGCGCTGGGCCTCGTGCTGTTCCTCGCCGCGTTCGGCTGGGGCGCGGTGGTCTACCGGCCGTACACCGTGCCGACCACCTCCATGGCCCCGACCATCGATGCCGGCGACCGGGTCCTCGCCCAGCGGATCGACGGCGCGCAGGTACGGCGCGGCGACGTCGTGGTCTTCAAGGACGCGAGCTGGGGTGACGCGCCGCTGATCAAGCGGGTGGTGGCCGTCGGCGGAGACACCGTGGCCTGCTGCCGGAACGGCCGGCTGACGGTCAACGGCAAGCAGATCGAGGAGCCCTATCTGGCCGACGGCCAGGCCGGGGCGGCCGGCTTCCCGACGGTCACCGTGCCCGAGGGACGGCTGTTCCTGCTCGGTGACGAGCGGCACGGTTCGCTGGACTCCACCGCCCATCTGACCGACGCCGCGCGCGGCACCGTGGCCCGCGACAGGGTCTCCGCGCGGGTCGACGCCGTGGTGTGGCCGATGGACGGCATGCTGCCGCGTCCGGCCGGCTTCGAGGCGCTGGGCGGCCCGCTGTCCGAACCGGGGCCGCTGCGGACCGTGGTCGCGCTGATCGTCGGGGGCGCGGTGCTGGTGCTCGGCGGCGCCGCCTACGGCCCGCTGGCCCAGCGCGCGGCCCGGGCCCGGGCCCGGACGGAGACTCCCGGTGCCCGCTGA
- the lepB gene encoding signal peptidase I, giving the protein MGNRGKPRGTPSSPVDDLLPTGSRRASRPAGGRTRAERRKLQRKVKRRRRRSAIKEIPLLIGVAVLIALVLKTFLVQAFVIPSGSMEQTIQIGDRVLVDKLTPWFGSRPERGDVVVFKDPGGWLQDELPAQKKDDPVVVKQVKEGLTFIGLLPSDNEKDLIKRVVGVGGDRVRCCDAQGRVTVNGVPLNEADYLYPGNAPSTTQFDVTVPEGRLWVMGDHRDNSADSRAHQDTDYGGTVSEDQVVGRAVVIAWPFNHWTTLDEPETFASVSDPASGSAAAAPVSHRVASDVPRAPDPGPPDPGAPDPNAMTHLPSPAELPLVMGVVGLRRTRGRQRHRVRSWRGGCGGWRTVRTRRRGAPRTPRGSGRPGRGRRRRLRE; this is encoded by the coding sequence ATGGGTAACCGCGGAAAACCGCGCGGCACGCCGAGCAGTCCCGTCGACGACCTCCTGCCCACCGGCAGCCGGCGCGCCTCCCGGCCGGCCGGCGGGCGTACCCGCGCGGAGCGGCGCAAGCTGCAGCGCAAGGTCAAGCGCCGCCGGCGCCGGTCGGCCATCAAGGAGATACCGCTCCTCATCGGCGTCGCCGTCCTGATCGCCCTGGTCCTGAAGACGTTCCTGGTCCAGGCCTTCGTCATCCCCTCGGGCTCCATGGAGCAGACGATCCAGATCGGCGACCGGGTCCTGGTCGACAAGCTCACCCCGTGGTTCGGCTCCCGGCCGGAGCGCGGCGACGTCGTCGTCTTCAAGGATCCGGGCGGCTGGCTCCAGGACGAGCTGCCCGCCCAGAAGAAGGACGACCCCGTCGTCGTCAAGCAGGTCAAGGAAGGGCTCACCTTCATCGGCCTGCTGCCCTCCGACAACGAGAAGGACCTGATCAAGCGGGTCGTGGGGGTCGGCGGTGACCGCGTCAGGTGCTGTGACGCGCAGGGCAGGGTCACCGTCAACGGCGTCCCCCTGAACGAGGCGGACTACCTGTACCCCGGCAACGCGCCCTCCACCACGCAGTTCGACGTCACCGTGCCGGAGGGCCGCCTGTGGGTCATGGGCGACCACCGGGACAACTCCGCGGACTCCCGGGCCCACCAGGACACCGACTACGGCGGCACGGTCTCCGAGGACCAGGTGGTCGGCCGGGCCGTCGTCATCGCCTGGCCGTTCAACCACTGGACCACGCTGGACGAACCGGAAACCTTCGCCTCCGTGTCCGACCCGGCGTCCGGTTCGGCCGCTGCCGCCCCTGTGTCGCATAGGGTTGCCTCCGACGTTCCGCGCGCGCCGGATCCGGGGCCCCCGGACCCTGGCGCGCCGGATCCGAACGCAATGACCCACCTCCCGAGCCCTGCGGAACTCCCGCTCGTTATGGGAGTGGTGGGCCTGCGCCGTACCCGGGGCAGGCAGCGGCACAGAGTAAGGAGTTGGCGTGGGGGATGTGGCGGTTGGCGCACGGTCCGGACACGACGGCGAGGAGCACCGCGGACACCCCGTGGAAGCGGCCGGCCCGGCCGTGGACGGCGCCGTCGGCTCCGGGAGTGA
- the lepB gene encoding signal peptidase I has translation MDTEAQPTERDRSSEPAPPGPEGRSRFALVPRIAGRLPGGRITLTALVCLFFLLLLNTLVAQPFQIPSGSMEPGLRIGDRVLVNKVAYRFGAEPRRGDVVVFDGTGYFGDADYIKRVVGVGGDRVVCCDREGRLRVNGRSVDESAFLHAGDRASTVPFDVVVPEGRLFVLGDHRSASSDSRDHLGSPGGGMIPVADVIGRADWIVWPVGHLTRLDRPDVYARVPGGSGAAGGAHG, from the coding sequence ATGGACACCGAAGCACAGCCGACGGAGCGCGACCGCTCCTCCGAACCCGCTCCGCCGGGCCCGGAGGGCCGGTCGCGTTTCGCGTTGGTGCCGCGGATCGCCGGCCGGCTGCCGGGCGGGCGGATCACCCTGACCGCGCTGGTCTGCCTGTTCTTCCTGCTGCTGCTCAACACCCTGGTGGCGCAGCCGTTCCAGATCCCCAGCGGATCGATGGAGCCCGGATTGAGGATCGGCGACCGCGTTCTCGTAAACAAGGTGGCGTACCGTTTCGGAGCCGAGCCGCGGCGGGGTGACGTCGTCGTGTTCGACGGCACCGGGTACTTCGGTGACGCCGACTACATCAAGCGCGTGGTGGGCGTAGGGGGAGACCGGGTGGTCTGCTGCGACAGGGAGGGGAGGCTGCGGGTGAACGGCCGGTCGGTCGACGAGTCGGCGTTCCTGCACGCCGGCGACCGTGCGTCGACGGTGCCCTTCGACGTGGTCGTGCCCGAGGGCCGGCTCTTCGTCCTCGGCGACCACCGCAGCGCCTCCAGCGACTCCCGCGACCACCTGGGCTCGCCCGGCGGCGGCATGATCCCCGTGGCGGACGTGATCGGCCGCGCGGACTGGATCGTCTGGCCCGTCGGCCACCTCACGCGCCTGGACCGGCCGGATGTCTACGCGCGCGTACCGGGGGGTTCCGGCGCGGCGGGCGGTGCCCATGGGTAA
- a CDS encoding NUDIX hydrolase, with amino-acid sequence MPAEPTGAGTAGELSGEVRRVARVVLLDPDDRILLLHGHEPGDPADDWWFTPGGGVEGDETREEAALRELVEETGITDVELGPVLWRRMCSFPFAGRRWTQDEWYYLARTSQTATRATGLTELERRSVVGARWWTCRELARAHETVYPTRLAGLLRRLLDEGPPARPEILDTEIV; translated from the coding sequence GTGCCCGCTGAGCCCACGGGTGCGGGCACGGCCGGCGAGCTGTCCGGCGAGGTGCGCCGGGTGGCCCGGGTCGTGCTGCTCGACCCGGACGACCGCATCCTGCTGCTGCACGGCCACGAGCCCGGCGATCCGGCCGACGACTGGTGGTTCACCCCCGGCGGCGGTGTCGAGGGCGACGAGACCCGTGAGGAGGCCGCACTGCGGGAACTCGTCGAGGAGACGGGCATCACGGACGTCGAGCTCGGCCCGGTCCTGTGGCGGCGGATGTGCTCCTTCCCGTTCGCCGGCCGCCGCTGGACCCAGGACGAGTGGTACTACCTGGCCCGTACCAGCCAGACGGCGACCCGGGCCACGGGTCTCACCGAGCTGGAGCGGCGCAGCGTCGTCGGAGCGCGATGGTGGACGTGCCGGGAACTGGCCCGGGCACATGAGACGGTGTATCCGACCAGACTCGCCGGGCTGCTGCGCAGGCTGCTCGACGAAGGTCCCCCCGCCCGTCCGGAGATCCTCGACACGGAAATCGTCTAG
- the lepB gene encoding signal peptidase I: protein MGDVAVGARSGHDGEEHRGHPVEAAGPAVDGAVGSGSDTAAEDGRVSDEQDRAGDQEPGGSAATPARKQRSFWKELPILIGIALVLALLIKTFLVQAFSIPSDSMQNLLQKGDRVLVDKLTPWFGSEPERGEVVVFHDPDQWLAGEVTPEPNALQTFLSWIGLMPSAEEKDLIKRVIGVGGDTVECKGTGPLKVNGKALNEPYVYPGNTPCSVDDTGGQFKVKVPEGYLWVMGDHRQNSRDSRYNQSDKYHGMVPVDEVVGRAIVKAWPINRWGTLPVPDTFDQPGLNDKASAAALTAAPQALALAGVVPVALWRRRKHGDDEGR from the coding sequence GTGGGGGATGTGGCGGTTGGCGCACGGTCCGGACACGACGGCGAGGAGCACCGCGGACACCCCGTGGAAGCGGCCGGCCCGGCCGTGGACGGCGCCGTCGGCTCCGGGAGTGACACAGCGGCCGAGGACGGCAGGGTGAGCGACGAACAGGACCGGGCCGGGGACCAGGAACCGGGCGGCTCCGCCGCCACGCCCGCCAGGAAGCAGCGTTCCTTCTGGAAGGAGCTGCCGATCCTGATCGGTATCGCGCTGGTGCTGGCGCTGCTGATCAAGACGTTCCTGGTGCAGGCGTTCTCGATCCCCTCCGACTCGATGCAGAACCTCCTGCAGAAGGGCGACCGGGTCCTCGTCGACAAGCTCACCCCGTGGTTCGGCTCCGAGCCGGAGCGCGGCGAGGTGGTCGTCTTCCACGACCCGGACCAGTGGCTGGCGGGCGAGGTGACGCCCGAGCCCAACGCCCTGCAGACCTTCCTCAGCTGGATCGGCCTCATGCCGTCCGCGGAGGAGAAGGACCTGATCAAGCGGGTCATCGGGGTCGGCGGCGACACCGTGGAGTGCAAGGGCACGGGACCGCTGAAGGTCAACGGCAAGGCGCTGAACGAGCCGTACGTGTACCCCGGCAACACACCGTGCAGCGTGGACGACACCGGTGGCCAGTTCAAGGTGAAGGTGCCCGAGGGCTACCTGTGGGTGATGGGCGACCACCGGCAGAACTCGCGCGACTCGCGCTACAACCAGTCGGACAAGTACCACGGCATGGTCCCCGTGGACGAGGTCGTCGGACGGGCCATCGTCAAGGCCTGGCCGATCAACCGCTGGGGCACCCTGCCGGTTCCGGACACCTTCGACCAGCCGGGGCTGAACGACAAGGCGTCGGCCGCCGCGCTGACGGCCGCGCCGCAGGCGCTGGCCCTGGCGGGCGTGGTGCCGGTGGCGCTGTGGCGGCGCAGGAAGCACGGCGACGACGAGGGCCGCTGA
- a CDS encoding DUF2469 domain-containing protein, with the protein MSAEDLEKYETEMELKLYREYRDVVGLFKYVIETERRFYLTNDYEMQVHSVQGEVFFEVSMADAWVWDMYRPARFVKQVRVLTFKDVNIEELNKSDLELPGG; encoded by the coding sequence ATGAGCGCCGAGGACCTCGAGAAGTACGAGACCGAGATGGAGCTGAAGCTCTATCGGGAGTACCGCGATGTCGTCGGTCTGTTCAAGTACGTGATCGAGACCGAGCGGCGCTTCTATCTGACCAACGACTACGAGATGCAGGTGCACTCGGTCCAGGGTGAGGTGTTCTTCGAGGTGTCCATGGCGGACGCCTGGGTGTGGGACATGTACCGGCCGGCCCGGTTCGTGAAGCAGGTGCGGGTGCTGACGTTCAAGGACGTGAACATCGAGGAGCTGAACAAGAGCGACCTGGAACTGCCGGGCGGGTGA
- a CDS encoding YraN family protein, whose translation MTVGAGGGADMNTHLARGALGRYGEELAARRLADAGMTVLERNWRSGRAGEIDIVARDGDALVVCEVKTRRAGRFQHPMAAITPVKAARLRRLAERWLQEHGGAPPGGVRIDLVGVVLPHRGAPVVEHARGVA comes from the coding sequence GTGACGGTTGGCGCCGGAGGTGGTGCCGACATGAACACGCATCTGGCGCGCGGCGCACTCGGCAGGTACGGCGAGGAGCTGGCCGCGCGGCGGCTGGCCGATGCCGGGATGACGGTCCTGGAGCGCAACTGGCGGTCCGGACGGGCCGGTGAGATCGACATCGTGGCGCGGGACGGCGACGCCCTCGTGGTCTGCGAGGTGAAGACCCGCAGGGCCGGGCGGTTCCAGCACCCCATGGCCGCGATCACCCCCGTCAAGGCGGCCCGGCTGCGCCGGCTCGCCGAACGCTGGCTGCAGGAACACGGAGGAGCGCCGCCCGGCGGGGTCCGCATCGACCTGGTCGGCGTCGTCCTGCCCCACCGCGGCGCTCCCGTCGTCGAGCACGCCCGGGGGGTGGCCTGA